Part of the Ammoniphilus sp. CFH 90114 genome, TTGCTTGTTAATTTCAACTAACGTTTCGTCATCCCACTTCATTTCCTCAAGAAGTAAAGCCACTAGTTGAGGATCATTGGAAGGGACAATACCTAAGGCATCACCAGGAATATAGGATAGGCCGGATCCTTCTAATGATAACTCGATGTGCCTGGTCTCTTTGCTAGATCCTTCTCCGTTTAGGTTTACATTTTTGAGAACTTTAGCTTGAAATGGATTGGTCCTTGAAAATGTTGTTAGCCCCTTTTTGGCTTCAGTATGTTGCTCAGTAAGTTGCATACTCTTCACCCCATAATGTTTATATAATCTTAGGATAACACGGGATGAGAAAATCAGATATGTTTTTTTTACAAACATTTAATAATAGGTAAACTGTCTTATTAAAATTCCCCTGAATTAAAGTTATTTATACCTCAACGGACCATTCCTCCGATTTTCCCGATTAAACTAAAAAAGGTAACCCCATAAACTTGGGTGTGGGGTCACCTTCCTTTATTATTCATTTCTATTCTTTTTCATTAGGTTAGCGATCTGAATGGAATTCTCATCCCCTTGACTATCTAGGGCTTCAATCACTCTATCTTGTCGCTCCCTCGAATGGTTCTGACTTAGTTTCCACTTTCCCTCTAGCTTCTCGATCTCAATTCGGAACCCTATAATTCCCTTCGATAGGTTGGAGATAAAGGTTGAATCTACGCTGCTCATACTCCAGGGGTTAGGCATAGTTGATTCATAAACGTTCACGGAGTCGTCAAGAATGCGTCTCAGTTCCTCAGGATCTTCGATTAGTTCTAGCTTTCCATATGCATGAACAGCAACATAATTCCATGTTGGAACGGCTAGTGTGGTCTCATACCACGAAGGCGAAATATACGTATGCGGACCGGAGAAAACGACTAGGACTTCATTTTCCCTACTATTCCAATGAGGATTGGCTTTCGCCATGTGTCCATACAAGCATCCTTCTTCCCGTTCTAACAATAAAGGGACATGGGTTGCGTAAGGGCCATTTTCCGTTTGCGAAAAAATGATAGCAAAGCTATTCTTCTCTATAAATTCGTATAACGATTCCTTCTCCTTCACTTCAAAAGATGAAGGTATATACATGTTATCCTCTCCCTTTTACTTCCCTTGTTGCCTCCGTACGGTAACACTCTCGCCCCCAATTCCCCAATTATCTGTTTCCACTTCATCAATAACGACAACCGTCGTATTGGGGTTCTTACCTAGCACATCTACAAGTAGCTGGGTAACGCCTTTAATTAATTCCGCTTTTTTCTCAGGGGTTACATTTTCGTTTGTAATTTTAATGTTAACATATGGCATAGCGTTTGACCTCATTTCGTTTATTTTATAAGTAATCTGTACTCGTTAAGCGAACGGCTTTT contains:
- a CDS encoding FMN-binding negative transcriptional regulator; translated protein: MYIPSSFEVKEKESLYEFIEKNSFAIIFSQTENGPYATHVPLLLEREEGCLYGHMAKANPHWNSRENEVLVVFSGPHTYISPSWYETTLAVPTWNYVAVHAYGKLELIEDPEELRRILDDSVNVYESTMPNPWSMSSVDSTFISNLSKGIIGFRIEIEKLEGKWKLSQNHSRERQDRVIEALDSQGDENSIQIANLMKKNRNE
- a CDS encoding 2-hydroxymuconate tautomerase family protein, with the protein product MPYVNIKITNENVTPEKKAELIKGVTQLLVDVLGKNPNTTVVVIDEVETDNWGIGGESVTVRRQQGK